A stretch of Flavobacterium sp. N1994 DNA encodes these proteins:
- a CDS encoding GNAT family N-acetyltransferase — MWKVSGSYWKEFKEHYYLDLPHPPAAEYFVGVVDGELVAHVAVCPLFTAKAYRATRLVVMPEWQGAGVGTAFLNEVMQYHLEGNGRCGHKYSTFFHTSHPQLSGYLRNAGVWKQTGAMLYGANKTRSNASITKTGKKGSITGCGYGGHFRAVQSFKYIGK; from the coding sequence ATTTGGAAGGTCAGCGGAAGTTACTGGAAAGAATTTAAAGAGCATTATTATTTAGATCTACCTCACCCACCCGCTGCTGAGTATTTCGTTGGAGTTGTTGATGGCGAGTTGGTTGCTCATGTTGCAGTTTGCCCATTGTTCACAGCTAAGGCATATAGGGCAACTAGATTAGTTGTTATGCCTGAGTGGCAAGGAGCCGGAGTTGGTACAGCTTTTTTAAATGAAGTAATGCAATACCATTTGGAGGGTAATGGTAGATGTGGGCATAAGTACTCTACCTTTTTCCATACAAGTCATCCACAGCTTTCCGGTTATTTACGCAATGCCGGTGTTTGGAAACAAACTGGTGCAATGCTGTATGGAGCCAATAAGACCAGGAGTAATGCAAGTATAACAAAAACTGGAAAAAAAGGCAGTATAACTGGCTGTGGTTATGGCGGTCATTTCCGTGCAGTTCAAAGTTTTAAGTATATAGGAAAATGA
- a CDS encoding formyltransferase family protein: MISQLDFVEIVGVCSPVDDKYLTKTAHKFGVSIIPSGSLKADTMPDNVDIGITAHSFDYIGRKTRYKAKIGWIGYHPSLLPRHRGRSSIEWAIRMRDPITGGSVFWLNDGIDRGDIAYQDWVFIDPKLYSMDPKKAAKRLWEYELQDMGLRLIKQALIDINAGKIIKVPQDARYSTFEPNTDVKDVFKPDLLMIEQHGSPST, from the coding sequence ATGATATCTCAACTTGATTTTGTCGAGATAGTTGGAGTATGCTCTCCGGTAGATGATAAGTATCTAACTAAAACAGCTCATAAGTTTGGAGTGTCTATTATTCCATCGGGTTCATTAAAAGCCGATACAATGCCCGATAATGTAGATATTGGCATTACGGCTCACTCTTTTGATTATATTGGCAGAAAAACGAGATATAAGGCTAAAATCGGTTGGATTGGATATCATCCAAGTTTATTACCACGTCATCGGGGTAGGTCATCAATAGAATGGGCTATCAGAATGCGCGACCCCATTACAGGTGGTTCAGTCTTTTGGCTTAATGATGGGATTGATAGAGGTGATATTGCTTACCAAGACTGGGTATTCATTGACCCGAAGCTTTATTCTATGGATCCAAAGAAAGCTGCTAAACGGTTGTGGGAGTATGAGCTTCAGGATATGGGATTAAGATTGATAAAACAGGCTTTGATTGATATTAATGCCGGTAAAATAATAAAGGTACCACAAGATGCTAGATATAGCACTTTTGAGCCAAACACAGATGTCAAAGATGTATTCAAACCTGATTTGTTGATGATAGAACAACATGGTTCACCCTCAACTTAA
- a CDS encoding TaqI-like C-terminal specificity domain-containing protein has product MCLTFRFRDYISDELNRIVIELSITSHNFIKKLETISKPFENSSEIIFGIKPYQVGHGTPPQTREMVDNRIYHSNTKINDEWFPLVTGTDVNRYKLDFNDNEFILYGKNLMYASNELKIKSEKILLRRTSHDLRAVVDNNLFYPQNSLFVITSSYNLKYLISLINSKLFDFIYKAKCPQVGKVFAEVKPSIIKSLPIADIDDDKQLDFADKVNLIQDLNKELQEQSQKFQRTLQRKFELDVLPKKLQDWYLLSYADFIKELGKLKIKLTLSQEAEWEEYFTTEATKLNTIKTQIDTTDKAIDAMVYELYGLNNEEIAIVENS; this is encoded by the coding sequence ATGTGTCTTACATTTCGTTTTCGCGATTATATAAGTGATGAACTAAACAGAATTGTAATCGAATTAAGTATTACAAGCCATAATTTTATTAAGAAACTTGAAACAATATCAAAGCCATTTGAAAATAGCAGTGAAATTATATTTGGAATAAAACCTTACCAAGTCGGACACGGTACACCTCCACAAACAAGAGAAATGGTTGATAATAGAATATATCACTCAAATACAAAGATAAATGATGAATGGTTTCCATTAGTCACAGGAACAGATGTAAATAGATATAAATTAGATTTTAATGATAATGAATTCATTTTGTATGGAAAAAATTTAATGTACGCATCAAACGAACTAAAAATTAAATCTGAAAAAATACTATTAAGAAGAACAAGCCACGATTTGAGAGCTGTTGTTGATAATAATTTATTCTATCCTCAAAATTCATTATTTGTGATTACAAGTAGCTACAATTTAAAATATTTGATTAGCCTAATTAATTCTAAACTATTTGATTTTATCTACAAAGCTAAATGCCCACAAGTTGGTAAAGTTTTTGCCGAAGTTAAACCCAGTATAATAAAATCATTACCAATTGCAGATATTGATGATGATAAACAATTAGATTTTGCGGATAAAGTAAACCTAATTCAAGATTTAAACAAAGAATTACAAGAACAATCGCAAAAGTTTCAAAGAACATTACAACGCAAATTTGAGTTAGATGTTTTGCCTAAAAAATTGCAAGATTGGTATTTGTTATCTTATGCTGATTTTATAAAAGAACTGGGTAAACTAAAAATAAAACTCACACTATCGCAAGAAGCAGAGTGGGAAGAATATTTTACTACCGAAGCAACTAAATTAAACACCATAAAAACGCAGATTGACACTACAGACAAAGCTATTGATGCAATGGTTTATGAGTTGTATGGTTTGAATAATGAGGAAATTGCAATTGTTGAAAATAGTTAG
- a CDS encoding DUF4209 domain-containing protein yields MRKHNDIKSFYLYLEELKSIDEWKILANIPIVNVASVASNKKITIERKVLSFYINDGELKSNLNLTNSIGNTIKFQFFNTNEIVYIEKRLNETNNLIMKAKYSHIIWQETKNIKFAEIAIDNYFELLKSKQENDFFKVIKIVASLLFISCKSKHKREELKKFFLELASKADSSQKSLLLNLFVKLKSHKNIELKELIIDIPNWYNDDYFFNSQNLSLGLDLYKKLNIPQEELYLLLAKNEDQVIEQHSEDSFIRLLSFGKKCRYLKHTTQEVEYQKCSEQYNQLKKVINLGRVQVAIDEELNLKINEYVDKKTEAILKYSTEEILAIFSFEESILVDPKENKKSAEKTFNNSFQRLVSVTTLDINLNFSEPNESQKLENQIFQNYLIGLQLSFFILFIKVFRKGILDGHFTYQKIYDYLHEYTWYQYKFERVLRNNKIDEETNWITLIAPGLYNFFTQYEISMLLSTNKVNNYILALDSLTLKFEGALRDFIRLCGGNSTKVDKDGLMKEQLLEELIDNDKIKELFTERDIELFKFTFTRKGKDIRNNIAHAFFSFSNYSFDNVALVFLCFLRLGKYNLVVKQ; encoded by the coding sequence ATGAGAAAGCACAATGATATAAAGTCATTTTATTTGTATTTGGAAGAACTAAAATCTATTGATGAGTGGAAAATATTAGCCAACATTCCCATAGTTAACGTAGCTTCAGTGGCATCAAATAAAAAAATTACCATCGAAAGAAAAGTACTTTCATTTTATATAAATGATGGGGAATTAAAAAGTAATTTAAACTTAACGAACTCTATCGGAAATACTATTAAATTTCAATTTTTCAACACCAATGAAATTGTTTATATCGAAAAGCGATTGAACGAAACGAATAATTTAATAATGAAAGCCAAATATTCGCATATAATTTGGCAAGAAACAAAAAATATAAAATTTGCAGAAATAGCCATTGATAATTATTTTGAATTATTAAAAAGCAAACAAGAAAATGATTTTTTTAAGGTTATAAAAATAGTTGCTTCATTATTATTTATTTCTTGTAAATCAAAACATAAGAGAGAAGAATTAAAAAAGTTTTTTTTAGAATTAGCATCAAAAGCTGATAGTAGTCAAAAAAGTTTACTTCTTAATTTGTTTGTTAAACTAAAAAGTCATAAAAATATTGAACTTAAGGAATTAATTATTGATATACCTAACTGGTACAATGACGACTACTTTTTTAATTCTCAAAATCTTTCTCTTGGACTGGATTTGTATAAAAAATTGAATATTCCACAAGAGGAATTATATTTATTATTAGCAAAAAATGAAGACCAAGTTATTGAACAACATTCAGAAGATAGCTTCATTAGATTATTAAGTTTTGGAAAGAAGTGTAGGTATTTAAAACACACAACACAAGAAGTTGAATATCAAAAATGTTCAGAACAATATAATCAATTAAAAAAAGTAATCAATCTTGGACGTGTACAAGTTGCTATAGATGAAGAATTGAACTTAAAGATAAATGAATATGTTGATAAAAAAACTGAAGCTATTTTAAAATATTCAACCGAAGAAATATTGGCTATTTTCTCTTTCGAAGAAAGTATCTTAGTTGACCCAAAGGAAAACAAAAAAAGTGCCGAAAAGACATTTAACAATTCTTTTCAAAGGCTTGTTTCAGTTACCACATTAGATATTAATTTAAATTTTTCAGAACCCAATGAAAGTCAAAAATTAGAAAATCAAATTTTTCAGAACTATTTAATAGGATTGCAATTATCATTTTTCATTCTTTTTATTAAAGTTTTTAGAAAGGGGATTTTAGACGGACATTTCACTTATCAAAAAATTTATGATTACTTACATGAGTATACTTGGTACCAGTATAAATTTGAAAGAGTATTAAGAAATAATAAAATTGATGAAGAAACTAACTGGATAACTTTAATAGCTCCCGGACTTTATAACTTTTTTACACAATATGAAATTTCGATGTTGCTTTCAACAAATAAGGTTAATAATTATATTTTAGCATTAGATTCTTTAACTTTAAAATTTGAAGGTGCTTTAAGGGATTTTATTAGATTGTGTGGAGGCAATAGTACGAAAGTTGATAAGGATGGTTTAATGAAAGAACAATTATTAGAAGAATTGATTGACAATGATAAAATAAAAGAACTTTTCACAGAAAGAGATATTGAACTTTTTAAATTCACATTTACTAGAAAAGGAAAAGATATAAGAAACAATATTGCACACGCTTTTTTTAGCTTTTCTAATTATTCGTTTGATAATGTTGCATTAGTTTTTCTATGTTTTCTGAGATTGGGGAAATATAATTTGGTTGTAAAACAATAA
- a CDS encoding helix-turn-helix domain-containing protein, translating into MADKIETRIAKLISSQNDEALLTRAETAEFLKINSTTLWHWTKKGKVTAYGIGNRVYYKKGELKKALIQIN; encoded by the coding sequence TTGGCTGATAAGATTGAAACTAGGATTGCAAAGCTTATTTCATCGCAAAATGATGAAGCCTTATTAACAAGAGCTGAAACGGCTGAATTTCTAAAAATAAATTCTACCACTTTATGGCATTGGACAAAAAAAGGCAAGGTTACTGCCTACGGTATTGGCAATCGTGTTTATTATAAAAAGGGAGAGCTAAAGAAAGCTTTGATTCAAATAAATTAG
- a CDS encoding site-specific integrase: MATGKFRIKTSNDWNTIFYRFKHSNLFDIECSIGMQIPNKRWSESKQEVLATTDVNYKEINNKLKELNTYIRKEFGDATLKAETINTNWLKEKINIFFNRITDNEDVNASVFFTNYILSFIEESKIKKTRNNTPIKPRTIQHYNTTLNKILAFENHTRSKIKLTDITISFHTKFVDFLEKEQKLNPNTIGGYIDDIKLFCNNADKKGFTITKEFKLAEFYSPTNKTNDIYLKEDEINAIYHEDFEQDYLDNARDWFIIGLRTGFRISDFLKLTKKNLVDGFIEKQTIKTDFPVIIPIHNQVKAILEKRNGSFPRKISDQKFNDYIKIICEEVGFKEVVEGAKISEIIIKKNGKKEKIHRKQIGKFPKHELVTSHICRRSFATNLYGKIDTLTIMKITGHKTEAQFLSYIKITPKEYAEKLKAYWKNSAII; this comes from the coding sequence ATGGCTACTGGCAAATTTAGGATTAAAACTAGTAATGATTGGAACACTATTTTTTATAGATTTAAACATAGTAATTTATTCGATATTGAATGTTCAATAGGAATGCAAATTCCAAATAAAAGATGGAGTGAATCAAAACAAGAAGTTTTAGCGACAACCGATGTTAACTATAAAGAAATAAATAATAAGCTAAAAGAACTTAATACTTATATCCGAAAAGAGTTTGGCGATGCAACACTCAAAGCTGAAACAATAAATACAAATTGGTTGAAAGAGAAAATAAACATCTTTTTTAACCGAATAACTGATAATGAAGATGTAAATGCAAGTGTGTTTTTTACTAACTATATACTTTCTTTTATTGAAGAATCTAAAATTAAAAAAACTAGAAATAACACCCCTATCAAACCAAGAACAATTCAACACTACAATACTACCCTTAATAAAATTTTAGCTTTTGAGAACCACACTAGAAGTAAAATTAAACTTACTGACATCACAATCTCCTTTCATACAAAATTTGTTGACTTTTTAGAAAAAGAACAAAAACTAAACCCCAATACTATTGGTGGCTATATTGACGATATTAAATTATTTTGTAACAACGCAGACAAGAAAGGATTCACAATTACTAAGGAATTTAAGCTTGCAGAATTTTACTCGCCAACTAATAAAACAAATGACATTTATCTCAAAGAAGATGAAATAAACGCCATATACCACGAAGATTTCGAGCAAGACTATTTAGACAATGCTAGAGATTGGTTTATTATTGGTTTGAGAACTGGATTTAGGATTTCCGACTTTCTAAAACTAACAAAAAAGAACCTTGTCGATGGTTTTATAGAAAAACAGACTATCAAAACAGACTTTCCGGTTATTATCCCAATTCATAATCAAGTAAAGGCTATTTTAGAAAAGAGAAATGGGAGTTTCCCTAGAAAAATAAGCGACCAAAAATTTAATGATTATATCAAGATTATTTGTGAAGAAGTTGGATTTAAAGAGGTTGTTGAAGGCGCAAAGATTTCAGAAATTATAATTAAGAAAAACGGTAAAAAAGAAAAAATACACAGAAAACAAATTGGTAAATTTCCAAAACACGAACTGGTAACTTCACACATTTGCAGACGCTCATTTGCAACCAATTTATATGGCAAAATTGACACGCTTACAATTATGAAAATTACTGGTCATAAAACCGAAGCTCAATTTTTAAGCTATATAAAAATTACTCCTAAAGAATATGCAGAAAAGTTAAAAGCTTATTGGAAAAATTCAGCAATTATTTAA
- a CDS encoding DUF885 domain-containing protein — MKNLKTLTIMILLSLVVVNCKSEKKAKDFKTITDAYFDGKNELDPLGATQNGQYKYNDQFVFEMTDSFRKKQAAFFDKYENELASVDTTALSDEEKNSYDIIKWEVTVGKNLLKYDTNLMPIHQFWGTNITMGQFASGSSAQPFKTEKDYRNFLKRMNSFSVWVDSAMVYMKKGIDKGVVLPKALTLKVIPQFESMVTPTVEENLFYSAIKSFPKEITPEQQDALKKEYAAVITEKLEPQFKKMTAFLKEEYLPASRTTSGIGSLPNGKELYKVYVKQWTTTDKTPEEIHALGLKEVARIKAEMEKVKEQVGFKGTINEFFEHVRTNPKLMPFKKPEEVIANFERIHQTIMPNVDKLFSLQPKTAFQIKRTEAFREKSASAEYNQGTADGTRPGTFYVPIPDVTTYNCYGDEDLFLHEAIPGHHFQISLQQENKELPDFRKFNWFGAYGEGWALYTESLGKELGLYTDPYQYFGMLGNEMHRAVRLVVDTGIHNEGWTREQAIKYSLENEAETEAGITTEIERYMAIPGQALSYKMGQMKILELRKKAQEKMKDKFDIKVFHQKVLESGVLPLALLEKKINRWIETGK; from the coding sequence ATGAAAAACTTAAAGACTTTAACCATAATGATTTTGTTGTCATTAGTAGTAGTGAACTGTAAATCAGAAAAGAAAGCAAAAGATTTCAAAACCATTACTGATGCTTATTTTGATGGTAAAAACGAATTAGATCCTTTGGGAGCGACTCAAAATGGTCAATATAAATACAATGACCAGTTTGTATTTGAAATGACCGATTCCTTTAGAAAAAAGCAAGCGGCTTTCTTTGATAAATATGAAAATGAATTAGCATCCGTTGATACTACTGCCCTATCTGATGAAGAGAAAAACAGTTATGACATTATTAAATGGGAAGTTACTGTTGGTAAAAATTTGTTGAAATACGACACTAATTTGATGCCTATTCACCAATTCTGGGGGACTAACATCACCATGGGACAATTTGCTAGTGGGTCAAGTGCACAACCTTTTAAAACGGAGAAAGATTATAGAAATTTCTTGAAAAGAATGAATTCCTTTTCGGTTTGGGTAGATTCTGCTATGGTTTACATGAAAAAAGGAATTGACAAAGGAGTTGTTTTGCCTAAAGCTTTAACCCTAAAAGTGATTCCTCAGTTTGAAAGCATGGTAACTCCTACTGTAGAAGAGAATCTATTTTATTCTGCCATAAAATCGTTCCCTAAAGAAATTACACCTGAACAACAAGATGCTTTGAAAAAAGAATATGCTGCTGTGATTACTGAAAAATTAGAGCCTCAATTTAAAAAAATGACTGCCTTTTTGAAAGAGGAATACTTGCCCGCTTCAAGAACTACTAGCGGTATTGGTAGTTTGCCAAATGGAAAAGAACTATATAAAGTCTATGTAAAACAATGGACCACAACCGATAAAACTCCAGAAGAAATTCACGCACTTGGTTTAAAAGAAGTAGCGAGAATCAAAGCGGAAATGGAAAAGGTAAAAGAACAAGTAGGTTTCAAGGGAACTATCAATGAGTTCTTTGAACACGTTCGAACAAACCCTAAATTGATGCCATTCAAAAAGCCTGAAGAAGTGATTGCTAATTTTGAAAGAATCCATCAAACGATTATGCCTAATGTTGACAAGTTGTTTTCGTTACAACCAAAAACAGCTTTCCAAATCAAAAGAACAGAAGCGTTTAGAGAAAAATCAGCTAGTGCTGAATACAATCAAGGAACCGCAGACGGAACTAGACCTGGAACATTTTATGTGCCGATTCCTGATGTAACAACCTATAACTGTTATGGCGATGAAGATTTGTTTTTACATGAAGCCATTCCTGGACACCATTTTCAAATTTCATTACAACAAGAAAACAAAGAATTGCCTGATTTTAGAAAATTCAATTGGTTTGGCGCTTATGGTGAAGGTTGGGCTTTATATACAGAAAGCTTAGGAAAAGAATTAGGATTGTATACCGACCCATATCAATACTTCGGAATGTTAGGCAATGAAATGCACAGAGCCGTTCGATTAGTAGTAGATACCGGTATTCATAACGAAGGATGGACACGCGAACAAGCCATTAAATATTCCTTAGAAAACGAAGCAGAAACTGAAGCTGGAATCACTACTGAAATTGAACGTTATATGGCTATTCCGGGGCAAGCCTTGTCATACAAAATGGGGCAAATGAAAATCTTAGAATTGCGTAAAAAAGCACAAGAAAAGATGAAAGACAAATTTGACATCAAAGTATTCCATCAAAAAGTATTGGAATCAGGAGTGTTGCCTTTAGCGCTTTTAGAAAAGAAAATCAATCGCTGGATTGAAACTGGAAAATAG
- a CDS encoding nuclear transport factor 2 family protein has protein sequence MSAEKNLSIAMLWFEAFNAHNLEKLLSLYDEEAQHFSPKLKIRHPETQGLVTGKEALRSWWKDSFDRLPSLHYKVTSLTSNSDRVFMEYIRTVENEDNMLVAEVLEIKEGRIIASRVYHG, from the coding sequence ATGTCAGCAGAAAAAAATTTATCGATTGCGATGCTTTGGTTCGAAGCTTTTAACGCACACAACTTAGAAAAATTATTATCCTTATACGATGAGGAAGCCCAGCATTTTAGTCCTAAATTGAAAATCCGTCATCCAGAAACTCAAGGTTTAGTTACTGGAAAAGAAGCATTACGTAGTTGGTGGAAAGACTCCTTTGACCGATTACCAAGTTTACATTATAAAGTAACTTCACTCACTTCAAATTCGGATAGGGTTTTTATGGAATATATAAGAACCGTAGAAAACGAAGACAATATGCTTGTTGCCGAAGTCTTGGAAATCAAAGAGGGAAGAATCATAGCTTCTAGAGTGTATCACGGGTAA
- a CDS encoding pseudouridine synthase — protein sequence MNKKDGNSNRNSSRPNSSRPNSNKPKPAMAKRAQGPKKAKPTTDDAAAKRTAKPAKAVQNNVPKPLKSDDIRLNKYISNSGACSRRDADIYIQSGNVKVNNVVITEMGYKVKPGDVVNFDGSVLTPERKEYIVLNKPKNFTTSNEDDADHRNVLELVRGATNAKVQPVGRMDKNTTGLLLFTNDTDMIRKFSLPNQKSTKIYQVSLDKNLKFEDLEKISQGVTLDGHKLYVDEISYVDNEPKTEIGLKLRTPNVKVVRAIFESFKYDVLKIDRVSFAGLTKKNLPRGNWRFLTEQEIINLKNV from the coding sequence ATGAATAAGAAGGACGGCAATAGTAATCGAAATAGCTCACGACCAAATAGTTCGAGACCGAATTCGAATAAGCCAAAACCTGCCATGGCTAAGAGAGCCCAAGGGCCTAAGAAAGCCAAACCAACCACTGATGACGCTGCTGCAAAACGTACTGCAAAACCAGCAAAAGCAGTTCAAAACAATGTTCCAAAACCATTGAAATCGGATGATATTCGTTTGAATAAATACATTTCCAATTCGGGGGCATGCTCTCGTCGTGATGCTGATATTTACATCCAATCGGGGAATGTGAAAGTGAATAATGTGGTGATTACCGAAATGGGATACAAAGTAAAACCAGGCGATGTAGTGAATTTCGATGGATCGGTTTTAACTCCAGAACGCAAAGAGTACATTGTTTTAAACAAACCAAAAAACTTTACAACTTCTAACGAAGACGATGCTGATCATAGAAATGTATTGGAATTAGTAAGAGGCGCCACCAATGCTAAAGTGCAACCAGTTGGCAGAATGGATAAGAATACGACAGGTTTATTGTTGTTTACCAACGATACGGATATGATTAGAAAATTCAGTTTGCCTAATCAAAAATCGACTAAGATTTACCAAGTGTCATTGGATAAAAATTTGAAATTCGAAGATTTAGAGAAGATTTCCCAAGGCGTTACGCTTGATGGTCACAAATTGTATGTAGACGAAATAAGTTATGTTGATAATGAGCCAAAAACAGAAATTGGTTTGAAACTTAGAACCCCAAACGTGAAAGTAGTTCGTGCTATTTTTGAAAGTTTCAAATATGATGTATTAAAAATTGACCGTGTTTCTTTTGCTGGGTTAACCAAAAAGAATTTGCCACGTGGTAATTGGCGTTTCTTGACAGAACAGGAAATTATCAATTTGAAAAACGTATAA
- a CDS encoding geranylgeranylglycerol-phosphate geranylgeranyltransferase, producing MLSRKTKHLLLKIVSMFSVVRGYNIPVIALAQYLSAIFILAPNKRALDVLLDFNLFVIVIVSTLTIASGYIINNFYDSKKDLINRPNKSQLDRLVSQKTKLQVYFSVNFIVFILAFFVSFRAVLFFSTYIFLIWFYSHKLKKILVVGNLTASFLAVLPFFAILLYYKNLYPQIFAHATFLFLLLLIREMIKDLENIKGDIANDYQTIPAVFGESYSKRIITLLTVSTIVPVYYLVDIFEVGYMDIYFYVSLIVLIFFLQKLWKSETKVDYLKLHNMLKFLVVSGVFCIVLINPEVLIHGKRLLKL from the coding sequence ATGTTAAGCCGAAAAACCAAACATTTACTACTGAAAATTGTCAGTATGTTTTCTGTGGTTCGCGGTTATAATATTCCTGTTATTGCATTAGCTCAGTATCTTTCCGCTATCTTTATTTTGGCTCCTAACAAAAGAGCGCTTGACGTCCTTTTAGATTTCAATCTATTTGTTATTGTTATTGTTTCTACTTTAACCATAGCATCTGGGTATATCATTAACAATTTTTACGACAGCAAAAAAGACTTAATCAATCGCCCTAACAAATCACAACTAGATAGATTGGTTAGTCAAAAGACAAAACTACAAGTCTATTTTTCGGTTAATTTCATTGTATTCATATTAGCTTTTTTTGTTTCTTTTCGGGCAGTATTATTTTTTTCGACTTACATTTTTCTGATTTGGTTTTACTCACATAAGTTGAAGAAAATACTAGTGGTGGGTAATTTGACTGCTTCTTTCCTAGCGGTACTCCCCTTCTTTGCGATTTTGCTTTATTATAAAAACTTGTATCCTCAAATATTTGCTCACGCTACTTTTCTTTTTCTTTTGCTATTGATTAGGGAAATGATAAAGGATTTAGAGAATATTAAAGGCGATATTGCTAATGATTACCAAACCATTCCCGCTGTGTTTGGAGAATCCTATTCTAAAAGAATTATCACTTTGCTTACCGTTTCTACTATAGTTCCGGTTTACTATTTGGTAGATATATTTGAAGTGGGTTATATGGATATTTACTTTTATGTGAGTTTAATTGTTTTGATTTTCTTTTTACAAAAGCTTTGGAAATCTGAAACAAAAGTAGATTATTTGAAACTCCATAATATGCTTAAATTCCTTGTTGTTTCTGGGGTTTTCTGCATTGTGTTGATTAATCCCGAAGTGTTGATTCACGGAAAAAGATTGTTGAAACTATAG
- a CDS encoding mevalonate kinase, with the protein MKGPLFYSKILLFGEYGIIKDSKGLSIPYNFYNGALKVDENPSPEAIKSNESLKRFVTYLEQLQNEQSDLVTFNLEVLKADVARGMYFDSSIPQGYGVGSSGALVAAIYDKYANHKITVLENLTREKLLQLKSIFSQMESFFHGKSSGLDPLNSYLSIPILINSKDNIEATGIPSQSATGKGAVFLLDSGIVGETAPMVNIFMENLKDQGFRKMLKTQFVKYTDACVENFLGGDMKSLFANTKQLSKVVLNNFKPMIPEQFHGIWQRGIDTNDYYLKLCGSGGGGYILGFTEDLEKAKQSLKDYKLEVVYQF; encoded by the coding sequence ATGAAAGGACCCTTATTTTATTCAAAAATTCTTCTCTTCGGAGAATATGGAATTATAAAAGATTCAAAAGGATTATCTATTCCGTATAATTTTTATAACGGCGCATTGAAAGTGGATGAAAATCCATCACCTGAAGCTATTAAATCAAATGAAAGTTTAAAGCGATTTGTAACGTATTTAGAGCAATTACAAAACGAACAATCTGACTTAGTAACTTTCAATTTAGAAGTTTTAAAAGCTGATGTAGCTAGAGGCATGTACTTTGATTCTAGTATTCCGCAAGGCTATGGAGTAGGAAGTAGTGGCGCTTTAGTAGCTGCTATTTATGACAAATATGCTAACCATAAAATCACCGTTTTAGAAAACTTGACTAGAGAAAAACTATTGCAATTGAAAAGCATTTTCTCTCAAATGGAATCTTTCTTCCACGGAAAAAGTTCAGGTCTTGATCCTTTAAATAGTTATTTGAGTATTCCGATTCTTATCAATTCCAAAGACAATATTGAAGCTACTGGAATTCCGTCACAAAGTGCTACTGGAAAAGGAGCTGTATTTTTGTTAGACTCAGGAATTGTAGGTGAAACTGCTCCTATGGTAAATATCTTTATGGAAAACTTAAAAGACCAAGGGTTCCGTAAAATGCTTAAAACACAATTCGTAAAATACACGGATGCTTGTGTGGAAAATTTCTTAGGTGGCGATATGAAATCCTTATTTGCTAACACTAAGCAATTATCAAAAGTGGTTTTAAACAACTTCAAACCGATGATTCCGGAACAATTTCATGGTATTTGGCAACGTGGAATTGACACTAACGATTATTATTTGAAACTTTGTGGTTCTGGCGGTGGTGGCTATATTCTAGGTTTTACTGAAGATTTAGAAAAAGCAAAACAATCCTTGAAAGACTATAAATTGGAAGTGGTTTACCAGTTTTAA